A stretch of Lathyrus oleraceus cultivar Zhongwan6 chromosome 6, CAAS_Psat_ZW6_1.0, whole genome shotgun sequence DNA encodes these proteins:
- the LOC127095206 gene encoding protein FAR-RED ELONGATED HYPOCOTYL 3-like: MARERNRKYITHLWNFKRDDTGSRKCECPSKVRGYMLANKIWRFNVICGLHNHDLCEKLVGHPSLCQLMPEEKEYVADMTLNLVQSKNIFATLKWKRPKNISNIKQVYNIRYLTNKGLMVDRNEMQQLLKLLDDNSYMSRYRTYEDGVTVRDIFWTHPDSIKVFNMFPTVLILNSTYKINKYRLPLLEMIGVTSTEKTYYVDFAFLECEKKDNFTWALEVCQTLLKDQGEMPKAIVTDRDTALMNLVPKVFPSSNALFYRYHITKNVRSRVKHAVGMKQIESEDGKMVKEGVVVKK; the protein is encoded by the coding sequence ATGGCGCGCGAAAGAAACAGGAAGTATATAACCCATCTCTGGAATTTTAAAAGAGACGACACTGGATCTAGAAAATGCGAGTGTCCGTCCAAGGTGCGTGGTTACATGTTGGCAAACAAAATTTGGAGATTTAATGTGATATGTGGTTTGCATAATCATGATTTATGTGAAAAATTAGTCGGTCATCCTAGTCTGTGTCAGCTCATGCCGGAAGAGAAGGAATATGTTGCTGATATGACCTTGAATCTGGTTCAATCGAAAAATATATTTGCAACATTGAAATGGAAACGACccaaaaatatatcaaatatcaAGCAAGTGTATAATATTCGGTACCTAACTAACAAAGGGCTTATGGTGGATAGAAATGAAATGCAACAACTCTTGAAACTGTTGGATGATAACAGTTACATGTCTAGGTATCGAACGTACGAGGATGGAGTTACTgttagagatatattttggactcatccTGATTCCATAAAGGTGTTCAACATGTTTCCTACGGTGCTCATACTTAACTCAACCTACAAGATCAACAAGTATAGACTTCCATTATTGGAGATGATTGGTGTTACCTCAACTGAGAAGACATATTATGTTGATTTTGCATTTCTTGAGTGTGAAAAAAAGGACAATTTTACTTGGGCCTTAGAGGTATGTCAGACACTATTGAAGGACCAAGGTGAGATGCCTAAAGCGATTGTTACCGACCGTGATACCGCATTGATGAATTTGGTTCCAAAGGTATTTCCTTCTTCTAATGCATTATTTTATAGGTATCACATAACAAAAAATGTGAGAAGTAGAGTTAAACATGCGGTAGGGATGAAACAGATAGAGTCTGAAGATGGGAAAATGGTGAAGGAGGGTGTGGTTGTGAAAAAATAA
- the LOC127091651 gene encoding acid phosphatase 1, with translation MRKSLGWCFIFICLLIPLVIADWNILKQSRNGLDISLKNYCESWRMNVELHNLRDFEVVPGECIEDIGKYMRSTQYKVDSERATQECLVHVSTTCNLKNDGRDAWIFDIDDTLLSTLPYYKNNQYGGNKLNVTSLEEWMGKGKAPSFDYSLKLFNELKSRGIQIILITARREHLRSATIDNLVNVGYYGWTRIFFRGVADEYVSVQKYKSDVRKELIKNGGYRIWGILGDQYSSIEGIPSPRRAFKLPNPMYYVA, from the exons atgagaaaatCACTTGGCTGGTGTTTTATTTTCATATGTCTTTTAATTCCATTAGTAATCGCAGATTGGAACATATTGAAGCAATCACGTAATGGGTTGGACATTAGTTTGAAGAATTATTGTGAAAGTTGGAGAATGAATGTTGAATTGCACAACCTAAGAGATTTTGAGGTTGTGCCTGGAGAATGCATTGAGGATATTGGAAAATATATGAGGTCTACACAATATAAAGTTGATTCAGAAAGAGCAACTCAAGAGTGTTTGGTTCATGTTAGCACGACTTGTAATTTGAAGAATGATGGAAGAGATGCTTGGATTTTTGACATTGATGACACTCTTCTTTCAACTCTTCCTTACTACAAGAACAATCAATATGG GGGAAATAAATTGAATGTGACATCTCTTGAAGAATGGATGGGAAAGGGCAAAGCACCATCTTTTGATTATTCATTGAAGCTATTCAATGAACTTAAGTCAAGAGGTATTCAAATAATCTTAATCACTGCAAGGAGGGAACATCTTAGATCAGCCACAATTGACAACCTTGTCAATGTTGGTTACTATGGTTGGACTAGAATTTTCTTCAG AGGTGTTGCTGATGAATATGTATCAGTGCAAAAGTACAAGTCTGATGTTAGAAAAGAACTCATTAAAAATGGTGGTTATCGCATTTGGGGCATTCTTGGGGACCAATATAGTAGCATCGAGGGGATTCCAAGTCCTAGAAGGGCATTCAAACTCCCAAATCCAATGTACTATGTTGCCTAA